From a region of the Podospora pseudopauciseta strain CBS 411.78 chromosome 7 map unlocalized CBS411.78m_7, whole genome shotgun sequence genome:
- a CDS encoding uncharacterized protein (COG:S; EggNog:ENOG503P53J) produces MYRPTLRLTLLTPLLSQTTATPLLQATTALPSRASSTVTEPSFWRSMIPKPLRKDNHHRSLPAQKQPPKKDWNPATFFICIFLFIGSMSIQQIALRKDYEAFTRQSDARISLLREVVEKLQSGQDVDVEKVLGTGDPEREKEWDEVLKEIEREEATRKRQQAEAAAAAAAQVKADAEAAAARRPAPKSALSSQGFF; encoded by the exons ATGTACCGCCCAACCCTCCGCCTCACCCTCCttacccccctcctctcccaaacgACAGCGAcccctcttctccaagcCACCACAGCCCTCCCCTCTCGGGCATCTAGCACAGTCACCGAACCATCCTTCTGGCGCTCCATGATCCCCAAGCCCCTCCGAAaggacaaccaccaccgctccctccccgcccaaaaacaaccccccaaaaaagacTGGAACCCCGCCACATTCTTCATctgcatcttcctcttcatcggcTCCATGTCCATCCAGCAAATCGCCCTCCGCAAAGACTACGAAGCCTTCACCCGCCAGTCCGACGCccgcatctccctcctccgcgaAGTAGTCGAAAAACTCCAATCCGGCCAAGACGTCGACGTGGAAAAGGTCTTGGGCACAGGTGATCCAGAACGCGAAAAAGAGTGGGATGAAG TCCTCAAAGAAATCGAGCGCGAGGAGGCTACACGAAAGAGACAGCAGGcagaagctgctgctgccgctgctgctcagGTCAAAGCTGATGctgaagctgctgctgcaagaCGCCCAGCCCCCAAATCTGCTCTTTCAAGCCAAGGCTTCTTCTAG